One genomic segment of Microvirga ossetica includes these proteins:
- a CDS encoding porin: MTSIRTLLLGSVAIASTGVQAADLPAKVAAPVEYVRICSTHGNGFFYIPGTETCLRVGGRVRAEYLYVEPIDRSQDTIGFRARGRINIDARTATAYGMLRTYIRMEMTRNTGAYGFNPTSPEINQAFVQFGGLTAGRAVSFFTDPDLPAPNFGDLKFDDPSNAEVNLFAYTYSFGNGFSATLSLEDGTQRSVNNDLAFPLFGVASTSPVFAPIASTYAGELMPDVVANLRYTGTWGGAQLSAALHQIRDVSAGVTTVGGVTAPVLNPITGLPNPTFADTDYGFAVAALGYANVPALGVGDTVWMMATYTDGAIGYLNGGQSDAISDGFIGAGALSMPITDAFVDPFTGEFKANKAYAIAGGLNHNWTPTIQTNVFGSWMRFDAPGVAQYVVPTTVATIAAGTAGTTTGLVDFDETRVGANVIWTPVKEFLIGVEALYIRVDPRERVAVPITTAAGDPTGAFRSGGSEDTWEGRLRVQRDF, encoded by the coding sequence ATGACATCAATCCGAACTCTGTTGCTTGGGTCCGTGGCGATAGCCAGCACCGGGGTGCAGGCTGCCGACCTGCCCGCCAAAGTCGCGGCACCCGTCGAGTACGTTCGGATCTGCTCCACCCACGGCAACGGCTTCTTCTACATCCCCGGCACCGAAACCTGCCTGCGCGTCGGCGGCCGGGTGCGCGCCGAGTACCTCTATGTCGAGCCGATCGACCGTTCGCAGGACACGATAGGTTTCCGTGCCCGCGGCCGCATCAACATCGACGCACGGACCGCCACCGCCTACGGCATGCTGCGCACCTATATCCGCATGGAGATGACCCGTAACACGGGCGCCTACGGATTTAACCCCACGAGTCCTGAGATTAACCAGGCCTTCGTCCAGTTCGGCGGCCTGACCGCCGGTCGCGCGGTTTCGTTCTTCACGGACCCGGACCTGCCGGCCCCCAACTTCGGCGATCTGAAATTCGATGATCCTTCCAATGCCGAAGTGAACCTGTTCGCCTATACCTACTCGTTCGGCAACGGCTTCTCCGCCACCCTGTCGCTGGAAGATGGGACCCAGCGCAGCGTCAACAACGATCTCGCTTTTCCCTTGTTCGGCGTTGCATCGACGTCTCCGGTCTTTGCGCCGATCGCCTCCACCTATGCTGGGGAGCTCATGCCGGACGTGGTTGCGAACCTGCGCTACACCGGCACCTGGGGCGGAGCGCAGCTGTCCGCTGCCCTGCATCAAATTCGCGATGTATCGGCCGGCGTGACGACGGTGGGCGGTGTGACCGCCCCGGTGCTCAACCCGATCACCGGCCTGCCCAATCCGACCTTCGCGGACACGGATTACGGTTTTGCCGTTGCCGCTCTCGGCTATGCCAATGTGCCGGCTCTCGGAGTGGGCGATACCGTATGGATGATGGCAACCTATACGGATGGAGCAATCGGCTACCTCAATGGCGGACAGTCGGACGCGATCAGCGATGGCTTCATCGGTGCCGGGGCACTGTCGATGCCCATCACGGATGCCTTCGTCGACCCGTTCACGGGCGAGTTCAAGGCCAACAAGGCCTATGCCATCGCCGGCGGCCTCAATCACAATTGGACGCCGACGATCCAGACGAACGTCTTCGGCTCCTGGATGCGTTTCGATGCTCCTGGAGTGGCGCAATACGTGGTGCCCACGACCGTGGCGACGATCGCCGCCGGAACGGCGGGAACGACCACGGGCCTCGTCGACTTCGACGAGACTCGCGTTGGCGCCAACGTGATCTGGACACCGGTGAAGGAGTTCCTCATCGGCGTCGAAGCGCTCTACATCAGGGTCGATCCCCGCGAGCGGGTTGCGGTCCCGATCACCACCGCCGCCGGCGATCCGACCGGCGCCTTCCGCTCGGGCGGATCGGAAGACACCTGGGAAGGCCGCCTGCGCGTCCAGCGCGACTTCTGA
- a CDS encoding Spy/CpxP family protein refolding chaperone: MRKGMIGTVAALFIVGAPMAHAQQAAPAPGGTPDSGRLNQAEFKMLTDIRVGVIRAALQLTPEQEKLWPAVEEAIRARAETRYRRLAALGERMGQWRDVDPVQLYRQRADVLADRAAGLRKLADAWQPLYQSLTADQKTRLRLVTVRAIEGLRNAIENRGMEFDDEEDIELWVAPH, encoded by the coding sequence ATGCGGAAGGGAATGATCGGCACTGTGGCGGCCTTGTTTATTGTTGGCGCGCCCATGGCCCATGCACAGCAAGCCGCCCCCGCCCCGGGTGGCACACCCGACAGCGGACGGCTGAACCAGGCCGAGTTCAAGATGCTGACCGACATTCGGGTCGGGGTGATCCGGGCCGCGCTGCAGCTCACCCCGGAGCAGGAGAAACTCTGGCCCGCCGTGGAAGAGGCGATCCGCGCCCGGGCCGAGACGCGCTACCGCCGATTGGCCGCACTGGGAGAGCGCATGGGCCAGTGGCGCGACGTCGATCCGGTGCAACTCTACCGCCAACGCGCCGATGTCCTGGCGGACCGTGCGGCAGGCCTGAGGAAGCTCGCCGATGCCTGGCAGCCGCTCTACCAGAGCCTCACCGCCGACCAGAAGACGCGGCTGCGCCTCGTGACGGTGCGCGCGATCGAGGGACTCCGGAACGCCATCGAGAACCGCGGCATGGAGTTCGATGACGAGGAGGACATCGAACTCTGGGTCGCCCCTCATTAG
- a CDS encoding DUF6894 family protein, whose product MPRFFFHIRAFRQGLSRDELGLDFPDAETAYREAFKAGLDLRPEFVARGQSPQNYSIVIANAAHEPVSELSFTEMFGLRMAKAPAQA is encoded by the coding sequence ATGCCTCGATTCTTTTTTCACATCCGGGCTTTTCGCCAGGGACTGAGCCGGGATGAACTTGGTCTCGACTTCCCTGACGCGGAGACGGCTTACCGTGAGGCGTTCAAGGCAGGCTTGGATCTCAGGCCCGAGTTCGTGGCCCGAGGCCAGTCTCCGCAGAACTATTCCATCGTGATCGCGAACGCCGCGCACGAGCCCGTTTCCGAGCTCTCGTTCACCGAGATGTTCGGCCTTCGGATGGCCAAGGCCCCCGCCCAGGCGTAA
- a CDS encoding S24 family peptidase, whose amino-acid sequence MLSHERVWAAIDALASRHGLHTSRLARKAGLDATSFNKSKRVSRKGREHWPSTESISKILEVTGTTLKDFLRLIEPSGSLRRSMIPLIGMAAAASGKIFTEDGMPGEGPGRDAIEFPNVEQEKVFALAVTGEALSPLYRDGDILIVSPTASTRKGDRIVVCTTSGEILAKELKRRSAKTLTMTSLAKDEDQVIPAEEIAWTARIMWARR is encoded by the coding sequence ATGTTATCTCACGAGCGCGTCTGGGCTGCTATTGATGCCCTGGCATCACGTCACGGCCTGCACACATCAAGACTAGCGCGCAAGGCCGGTCTCGATGCGACCAGCTTCAACAAATCAAAGCGTGTGAGCCGGAAGGGCCGAGAGCATTGGCCCTCCACAGAATCGATCTCGAAAATCCTGGAAGTCACCGGCACCACCCTGAAGGATTTCCTTCGTCTCATCGAGCCCTCAGGCTCCTTGCGCCGCTCCATGATCCCGCTGATCGGTATGGCGGCGGCGGCCTCTGGCAAGATCTTCACTGAGGACGGCATGCCCGGCGAAGGTCCGGGCCGGGACGCGATCGAGTTTCCCAATGTCGAACAGGAGAAGGTTTTTGCCCTCGCCGTCACGGGCGAGGCCCTGTCTCCGCTCTATCGCGACGGCGATATCCTCATCGTCTCGCCGACAGCGAGCACCCGCAAGGGCGACCGGATCGTCGTGTGCACGACCAGTGGCGAGATCCTGGCCAAGGAACTCAAGCGCCGCTCGGCCAAGACCCTCACAATGACGTCCCTTGCCAAGGACGAGGATCAGGTGATCCCGGCAGAGGAGATCGCCTGGACCGCTCGGATCATGTGGGCACGGCGATAG
- a CDS encoding DUF6894 family protein, translating into MPRFYFDLFLGAFPDRDEVGYEIDSLHMAEIEALRTAGELTRDRLLKMQSATPDDIRIEVTDEQRRPVLTVTVSIQVERARLMPPLRM; encoded by the coding sequence ATGCCGCGCTTCTACTTCGACCTTTTCTTGGGTGCTTTTCCCGACCGCGACGAGGTTGGTTACGAGATCGACAGCCTTCACATGGCCGAGATCGAGGCCTTGCGCACCGCGGGGGAACTGACGCGGGACCGATTGCTCAAGATGCAAAGTGCGACCCCTGACGACATTCGGATTGAGGTGACGGATGAGCAGCGACGGCCGGTTCTCACCGTGACGGTCTCGATCCAGGTGGAACGGGCCAGGCTGATGCCCCCATTGCGCATGTGA
- a CDS encoding PH domain-containing protein, with protein MGLINKILGQASDLTSDQARQELDGVLLPDEPVEVAFKVLRDLFVFTDRRLILVDKQSLTGRKVEYLIIPYRAITTYSIENAGTFDMDSDLKIWISGRAEPIQKVLKSGANIRGIQAAIASAL; from the coding sequence ATGGGATTGATCAACAAGATACTCGGCCAAGCAAGCGACCTCACGTCGGATCAGGCGCGGCAGGAACTCGATGGTGTTCTCCTGCCGGACGAACCTGTAGAGGTTGCGTTCAAGGTCCTTCGAGACCTGTTCGTCTTCACCGATCGGCGCCTCATCCTTGTCGATAAACAGAGCCTCACTGGTCGCAAGGTCGAATACCTCATCATTCCCTACCGAGCCATCACCACTTACTCGATCGAGAATGCCGGGACCTTCGACATGGACTCGGACCTTAAGATTTGGATCTCAGGCCGGGCCGAGCCAATCCAAAAGGTGCTCAAAAGCGGTGCAAACATCCGTGGCATCCAAGCGGCAATCGCGTCGGCTTTATGA
- a CDS encoding sensor histidine kinase, with product MLHSFGLRFKPWTDRAQVIREEISRRKSVDFQDHSLLNARLNDDKSEGPFVDYLRALYTSQPPDLIVAIGAPAANFVQRHRSDLFPNAPMVFTAVQQLRVDPDKLTDNDTVVAAADDYAPLFENILRVQPSTKLIAIVSGASPNEKFWQGVLRRVLEPFAGRVEIKWYNELSFEGILKDASNLPPHSAIFWQLMNVDAAGVVHEGGTALLRLSATANAPIFAYDDAFFGEAILGGPMASVVEGSKAAAAVALRILDGEKPGDIKTPPTPLASPKFDWRQVQRWGISESDLPPGSTVLFKPPTMWETYRWQILTACTVISLQALLIVLLLLERQRRYLAEVQSRQRMVELAHMNRQATAGQLSASIAHELNQPLGAILNNAEAATLIIDSPSPNLQEVKSIIEDIKRDDQRASEVIKRLRRLLTRGAFDSQEVDLNEVVGEVFRILSAQAAARDVRLDKKLTPHRLPVTGDRIQLQQVILNLVVNGIDAIADMPNGVREIACTSWASDGLAHVSIRDTGPGIPPDRLEQLFEPFFTTKPEGMGMGLCIAHTIIESHGGKISAETRSSGAVFYVSLPLAKTTRSSMQ from the coding sequence ATGCTGCATTCGTTCGGTCTTCGCTTCAAGCCGTGGACCGATCGGGCGCAAGTCATCCGCGAGGAAATAAGCCGGCGAAAGTCAGTAGACTTTCAAGACCACTCGCTTCTGAATGCGCGGCTGAATGACGACAAATCAGAAGGTCCGTTTGTCGATTATCTTCGCGCGCTCTACACCAGTCAGCCGCCTGATCTAATTGTCGCCATCGGTGCACCTGCCGCGAACTTTGTGCAACGGCACCGTTCGGACCTGTTTCCAAATGCACCCATGGTCTTCACTGCTGTCCAACAGCTTCGGGTCGACCCCGACAAGCTAACCGACAACGACACAGTGGTCGCGGCCGCCGACGACTACGCTCCTCTTTTTGAAAACATCCTTCGCGTTCAACCCTCTACCAAGCTCATCGCCATCGTAAGCGGGGCTTCTCCCAATGAAAAATTCTGGCAGGGAGTGCTGCGGCGAGTACTCGAGCCCTTCGCCGGGCGAGTCGAGATCAAGTGGTACAACGAGCTGTCATTCGAGGGTATTCTGAAGGATGCATCTAATCTTCCACCTCATAGCGCCATATTCTGGCAACTCATGAACGTCGATGCGGCGGGCGTGGTTCATGAAGGCGGCACTGCGCTACTCCGACTCTCTGCAACTGCGAACGCACCGATTTTTGCCTATGATGACGCCTTTTTCGGAGAGGCGATCCTCGGCGGTCCCATGGCATCCGTCGTTGAGGGAAGCAAGGCGGCCGCGGCAGTTGCCCTTCGCATCCTCGACGGGGAAAAGCCTGGCGACATTAAGACTCCTCCAACCCCCCTCGCATCGCCAAAATTCGACTGGCGGCAAGTGCAGCGCTGGGGAATTAGCGAGAGCGACCTTCCACCGGGAAGTACGGTTCTCTTCAAACCGCCCACGATGTGGGAAACCTATCGCTGGCAAATTCTCACCGCCTGCACCGTTATTTCGCTTCAAGCTCTGCTCATTGTGCTCCTGCTGCTCGAGCGGCAGCGCCGCTATCTGGCAGAAGTGCAATCGAGGCAGCGAATGGTGGAGCTGGCGCACATGAACCGGCAGGCGACTGCCGGACAATTGTCGGCCTCGATTGCGCACGAACTCAATCAGCCGCTCGGTGCCATCCTCAACAACGCGGAAGCGGCCACCTTGATCATCGATTCCCCGTCGCCGAACCTGCAGGAAGTCAAATCGATCATCGAGGACATCAAACGCGACGATCAACGGGCAAGCGAGGTCATCAAGCGTTTGCGGCGTCTGCTCACGCGAGGCGCCTTCGACTCGCAGGAGGTCGACCTCAACGAAGTGGTCGGCGAAGTGTTCAGAATCCTGTCCGCACAGGCCGCCGCGCGTGACGTGAGGCTGGACAAAAAGCTCACTCCCCACCGATTGCCCGTCACCGGGGACCGCATCCAGCTCCAACAGGTCATCTTGAATCTGGTCGTCAACGGAATCGATGCGATTGCGGACATGCCGAACGGAGTGCGCGAGATTGCCTGTACGTCATGGGCGTCGGACGGATTGGCGCATGTCTCGATCCGCGATACTGGACCGGGGATACCGCCGGATCGGCTCGAGCAGCTGTTCGAGCCGTTCTTTACCACGAAGCCAGAAGGCATGGGCATGGGACTGTGCATTGCCCATACCATCATTGAGTCGCACGGTGGCAAGATCTCGGCGGAAACCCGTTCCAGCGGCGCTGTCTTTTACGTGAGCCTGCCCCTGGCTAAGACCACACGATCAAGCATGCAGTAG
- a CDS encoding response regulator transcription factor: MRSSTLGTSHRVIVVDDDPGMLRAVQRVLQVHGFETEVFSSAEGFLEGAHLGEATCLVLDVHLQHMSGIELRRQLTRSGHSLPVIFITAVDSEATRKAALEAGCVAYLHKPFPSDRLIEAVKSVAQNDRKR, from the coding sequence ATGCGATCTTCAACCTTGGGCACGTCCCATCGGGTCATCGTTGTCGACGATGACCCAGGTATGCTGCGCGCGGTGCAGCGGGTGTTGCAGGTCCATGGATTCGAGACCGAGGTCTTCAGCAGCGCCGAAGGCTTTCTCGAGGGCGCGCACTTGGGCGAGGCCACCTGCCTCGTCCTGGATGTTCATTTGCAGCACATGTCCGGAATTGAGCTGCGGCGTCAGTTGACGCGTTCGGGCCATTCGCTGCCCGTCATCTTCATCACGGCCGTCGATAGCGAGGCCACGCGCAAGGCGGCTTTGGAAGCGGGTTGTGTCGCGTATCTGCACAAGCCATTCCCTTCTGACCGCCTGATCGAAGCCGTTAAATCGGTTGCTCAAAACGACAGGAAGCGCTGA
- a CDS encoding response regulator transcription factor produces the protein MPAVVHIVDDDESFRTATQRLLRASGYAVETYESAEQLLQRLPDDAGPSCILLDIRIPGLSGPDLQDRLAALGSHLPIVFLTGHADVRTTVKVMKAGADDLLTKPVPKDELIATLERAMARSRASQEKNEQLHSLQKLVGSLTPRERQVFERVARGKMNKEIGRELGATERTIKAHRSNIMDKLHIATVAELVLIAERLGILAEQPAGIGR, from the coding sequence GTGCCAGCCGTCGTGCACATCGTTGACGACGATGAGTCGTTCCGCACCGCAACCCAGCGTCTTTTGCGTGCCTCCGGCTATGCTGTCGAAACCTATGAATCGGCCGAACAATTGCTGCAGCGACTGCCCGATGATGCCGGCCCGAGCTGCATTCTTCTCGATATCAGGATCCCCGGCTTGAGCGGTCCGGACTTGCAGGACCGGCTGGCGGCCTTGGGCTCGCACCTGCCCATCGTCTTCCTGACAGGCCATGCGGACGTCCGCACCACCGTCAAGGTCATGAAAGCAGGGGCCGACGATCTCCTGACAAAGCCGGTCCCGAAAGACGAGTTGATCGCGACCCTCGAGCGGGCGATGGCCCGCAGTCGAGCGTCACAGGAGAAAAACGAGCAGCTCCACTCGCTGCAGAAGCTGGTCGGCAGCCTGACACCTCGAGAACGACAGGTTTTCGAACGCGTCGCTCGGGGAAAGATGAACAAGGAGATCGGGCGCGAGCTTGGGGCGACCGAGCGGACGATCAAGGCCCATCGCAGCAACATCATGGACAAGTTGCACATTGCGACCGTCGCCGAGCTTGTGCTGATTGCGGAGCGCCTTGGCATTCTGGCCGAGCAGCCAGCCGGGATCGGACGATAA
- a CDS encoding AraC family transcriptional regulator, which translates to MPEVADNPSGLSNGRPHPEAAESLLTAIPTRLLPAGYTHLGAAREIAPTLRAFGLDPDPIIQAAGLDPRLFDDSASVIPYRALGRLCALSVARTRCRHFGLLVGRRTTILSLGLVGRLMLHSETFGDALRGLVAHLSVQDRVIVPSLDVAGDTAVFSHAVYQPGMESADQITDGAIACAVNAIRALLGADWAPSEVLLARGQPADAEPYRRHFRAPVRFDQEIAALVFPSRCLERRIAGADPLLRAMLEERIQQLKGAQGSEFPDDIRRLLRMRLTNDRCSADAIADLLAIHRRTLCRRLKGGGMGYRAITNEIRFEIARQLLEDTTVSLGEIAAALDYSEASAFTRAFRRWSGETPTAWRAKHRRDGQQSSHEPQSGPSQHGDDQGRTVDEEPSDRGHRIAVQPIPAQVATGAVLCGA; encoded by the coding sequence ATGCCAGAAGTTGCTGACAACCCGTCGGGCCTGAGCAACGGCCGACCGCATCCTGAAGCGGCAGAGAGCCTGCTCACGGCAATACCGACGCGCTTGCTGCCGGCCGGGTATACCCACCTCGGCGCGGCCAGGGAGATTGCCCCGACCCTGCGCGCGTTCGGCCTCGATCCCGATCCGATCATCCAGGCGGCGGGGCTCGACCCGCGTCTGTTCGACGACAGCGCCAGCGTCATCCCGTACCGGGCTCTGGGCCGGCTGTGCGCGTTGAGCGTGGCCCGGACCCGGTGCCGGCATTTCGGTCTCCTGGTCGGCCGACGGACGACGATCCTGTCGCTGGGGCTGGTCGGCCGCCTGATGCTGCACTCGGAGACCTTCGGGGACGCCTTGCGCGGTCTGGTGGCTCATCTCAGTGTGCAGGACCGGGTCATCGTCCCGTCGCTCGACGTGGCCGGCGACACGGCCGTTTTCAGCCACGCCGTCTATCAGCCCGGGATGGAAAGCGCGGATCAGATCACCGACGGCGCCATCGCCTGTGCGGTCAACGCCATCCGGGCCCTGCTCGGGGCGGACTGGGCGCCGTCGGAGGTGCTGCTGGCCCGCGGCCAGCCGGCGGATGCCGAGCCCTATCGGCGGCATTTCCGGGCCCCGGTCAGGTTCGATCAGGAGATCGCCGCGCTGGTGTTTCCGAGCCGTTGTCTGGAGCGTCGCATCGCCGGCGCCGATCCCCTGTTGCGGGCCATGCTGGAGGAGCGGATCCAGCAGCTCAAGGGCGCTCAGGGCTCCGAATTCCCGGACGACATCCGCCGGTTGCTGCGCATGCGGCTGACGAACGACCGTTGTTCGGCCGATGCCATCGCCGATCTGCTGGCAATCCACCGCCGCACCCTGTGCCGCCGCCTGAAAGGAGGTGGCATGGGCTACCGGGCGATTACCAATGAGATCCGGTTCGAGATCGCGCGTCAGTTGCTGGAGGACACGACGGTGTCGCTGGGCGAGATTGCGGCGGCCCTCGACTATTCGGAGGCGAGCGCCTTTACGCGGGCCTTCCGGCGCTGGTCCGGCGAGACCCCGACCGCCTGGCGGGCGAAGCACCGCCGCGACGGGCAGCAGAGCTCACACGAGCCGCAAAGCGGCCCGTCCCAACACGGCGACGACCAGGGGAGAACAGTCGATGAAGAGCCATCCGATCGCGGCCATCGAATTGCGGTACAACCTATTCCGGCACAAGTGGCGACCGGGGCTGTGTTGTGCGGTGCCTGA
- a CDS encoding LuxR C-terminal-related transcriptional regulator yields the protein MTAQTLTLVPDRSSDTASTPGSLTPTIPTALITDSPRLRSEIKHILQGTQFDLTDAVSAARSRRLRYFSPKPALVIVEVNQNTGRLREIFKQVRERSPETRVVTLADQFDLEMVRLGHEAGVNGFCLAAIAPEVLLKSLELVMLGESVLPCGVLRSIIDRAPDAGRQPVQDAKVAGSKLSELAAYKLSAREREILKCLMKGESNKIIARKLDITEATIKAHVKAILRKTGAANRTQAAIWASQHMDQRDGTSVNG from the coding sequence ATGACCGCGCAAACGCTGACGCTTGTACCTGATCGCTCATCCGACACGGCATCAACGCCAGGAAGTCTCACCCCAACAATTCCGACGGCTCTCATTACTGACAGCCCCCGGCTGCGTTCGGAAATCAAACACATCCTCCAGGGAACACAGTTTGACCTCACCGACGCCGTTTCTGCCGCACGGTCAAGACGGCTCCGGTATTTCTCTCCGAAGCCTGCCCTGGTCATCGTGGAAGTCAATCAGAACACCGGTCGCCTGCGTGAGATCTTCAAGCAGGTACGAGAGCGGTCTCCAGAGACACGGGTCGTTACTCTGGCGGATCAGTTCGACCTTGAGATGGTGCGGCTGGGACACGAGGCTGGCGTCAATGGCTTCTGTTTAGCAGCCATTGCCCCTGAAGTTCTCCTCAAGTCGCTTGAACTGGTGATGCTCGGTGAGAGTGTTCTGCCCTGCGGGGTCCTGCGCTCTATCATCGATAGGGCTCCCGACGCCGGTCGTCAGCCGGTTCAGGACGCCAAAGTAGCAGGGTCGAAGCTGTCTGAACTGGCGGCCTACAAGCTCTCGGCACGGGAGAGGGAAATCCTGAAATGCTTGATGAAGGGAGAGTCCAACAAGATCATCGCCCGCAAATTGGACATTACGGAAGCCACCATCAAAGCCCATGTCAAAGCCATCCTGCGGAAGACTGGCGCAGCCAATCGCACCCAAGCTGCTATTTGGGCGTCTCAGCACATGGACCAAAGAGATGGAACATCGGTAAATGGCTGA
- a CDS encoding DUF1194 domain-containing protein: protein MAQGVVINGLPLLLNRPTNYWDVEKLDEYYRDCVIGGPGAFMIPVRERHQFAEAIKTKIIREIAGLAPEALIVPIQAQSTPTTNCDMGADPAKLMPFIWGIVFDSWT, encoded by the coding sequence TTGGCTCAAGGTGTCGTCATCAACGGTCTTCCCCTGCTTCTCAACCGTCCGACAAACTACTGGGATGTCGAGAAGCTTGACGAATACTATCGCGACTGTGTCATCGGTGGCCCTGGCGCATTTATGATCCCAGTTCGAGAGCGCCATCAGTTCGCCGAGGCGATCAAGACCAAGATCATTCGCGAGATCGCTGGCTTGGCTCCGGAGGCTCTGATTGTGCCAATCCAGGCGCAATCCACGCCGACAACCAACTGCGACATGGGTGCCGATCCGGCGAAACTGATGCCATTCATCTGGGGAATTGTGTTCGACTCCTGGACCTAA
- a CDS encoding DUF1194 domain-containing protein, with the protein MVRLNQCAIVALTVLSLFIHSPAQAQSEVDLALVLAVDISNSMDLKEQELQRQGFVEAFRSPLVHKAISSGMLGRIAVVYLEWAGSPIQYIPVPWMEIGGSEDALSFAARLSQAPVRRGPRTSISGPSTPV; encoded by the coding sequence ATGGTGAGGCTGAACCAGTGTGCGATTGTGGCCCTGACGGTCCTCAGCCTTTTCATTCATAGTCCAGCCCAGGCCCAAAGCGAGGTCGATCTCGCCCTCGTGCTGGCCGTAGACATCTCGAACTCCATGGACCTGAAGGAGCAAGAGCTTCAGCGCCAAGGCTTTGTCGAGGCGTTCCGGTCACCTCTGGTCCACAAAGCCATCAGCAGCGGCATGCTGGGACGCATCGCTGTCGTCTACCTGGAATGGGCAGGCTCCCCGATCCAGTACATTCCCGTCCCGTGGATGGAGATCGGCGGCTCCGAGGACGCTCTCAGCTTTGCCGCCCGGTTGTCTCAGGCTCCTGTCAGACGAGGTCCTCGTACCTCCATCTCGGGGCCATCGACACCAGTATGA
- a CDS encoding integration host factor subunit beta: protein MIKSELVQKLAEQNPHLYSRDIEKIVNAILGTIGDALAQGNRVELRGFGTFAVRKRDARTGRNPKTGDLVAVSEKAVPVFKTGKEMRRRLNPTSPGRATRRSTTGVS, encoded by the coding sequence ATGATCAAATCAGAACTGGTCCAGAAGCTCGCTGAGCAGAACCCGCATCTTTATTCGCGTGACATAGAGAAGATCGTGAACGCGATCCTCGGCACCATCGGCGATGCGCTCGCACAAGGGAATCGGGTTGAGCTTCGAGGCTTTGGCACGTTCGCGGTGAGGAAGCGTGATGCTCGCACTGGCCGCAATCCGAAGACGGGTGATCTCGTCGCGGTGTCCGAGAAAGCTGTCCCCGTCTTTAAGACAGGCAAGGAGATGCGCCGCCGACTTAATCCTACGTCACCGGGTCGGGCGACAAGGCGATCCACGACTGGGGTCTCATGA
- a CDS encoding M48 family metallopeptidase → MRWSRNGHLIFVPKTVLEYAVVHELCHLRHRTHDREFWGLVWP, encoded by the coding sequence ATCAGGTGGTCAAGAAACGGGCACCTGATCTTTGTGCCGAAGACGGTGCTCGAATATGCGGTTGTCCACGAACTCTGCCATCTACGGCATCGAACCCATGATCGCGAATTCTGGGGACTGGTCTGGCCCTGA